The Paenibacillus sp. FSL W8-0426 region CGATGACCTGCTCATCTACAAACTGGAAGAACAGCGCTATATGCTGGTCGTCAACGCCTCCAATATCGAAAAGGACTGGGCATGGCTGCAAGAGCACATCATTGCCGGTGTCGGGATGAGCAACGTATCCGAAGAGACCGCGCTTTTGGCGCTGCAAGGCCCGCTGGCTGCCGATATTCTGGCCAAAGTCACAACGGGTACGAATCTCGGCGACATCGAGCCGTTCCGGTTTGTCCGCGATGCCGACGTATGCGACGTTACGCTCCTGCTCTCGCGCACGGGTTACACGGGCGAAGATGGATTCGAGCTCTACGTCCCGGCCGATCAGGCCGCCCGGATCTGGGAAGGACTGCTGCAAGCCGGAGCACCGCACGGACTGATTCCTGCCGGACTTGGCGCAAGGGATACGCTGCGCTTTGAAGCAAGATTGCCGTTGTACGGACAGGAGCTGTCCGCGACCATTTCTCCGCTTGAAGCCGGGCTTGGCATGTTCGTGAAATGGAATGCCGGACCGTTTATCGGTCAGGAAGCGCTGCTGCAGCAAAAGAACGACGGCCCTGCTCGCAAGCTGGTCGGCATTGAAGTACTGGAGCGCGGAATTCCCCGGCCGCACTATCCGATCTATGCGGATGGCGTACAGATCGGCGAAGTGACGACCGGCACCCAATCCCCTACGCTGAAGCGCAATCTGGGGCTCGCCCTGATCGACAGCAGGCATGCTGCGCTGGGTACTCCGCTTGAGATCGGGATTCGCGGCAAAACATTGAAAGCCGAGGTCGTCAAAACCCCTTTTTACAAACGGACGCGCGCACCAAA contains the following coding sequences:
- the gcvT gene encoding glycine cleavage system aminomethyltransferase GcvT, which encodes MSDLLRTPLFPHYQQFEGMRCIDFGGWELPVQFSGIQKEHEAVRERAGLFDVSHMGEFIVQGEQAEAFLQQMTTNDVTSLVPGQAQYTLMCYPSGGVVDDLLIYKLEEQRYMLVVNASNIEKDWAWLQEHIIAGVGMSNVSEETALLALQGPLAADILAKVTTGTNLGDIEPFRFVRDADVCDVTLLLSRTGYTGEDGFELYVPADQAARIWEGLLQAGAPHGLIPAGLGARDTLRFEARLPLYGQELSATISPLEAGLGMFVKWNAGPFIGQEALLQQKNDGPARKLVGIEVLERGIPRPHYPIYADGVQIGEVTTGTQSPTLKRNLGLALIDSRHAALGTPLEIGIRGKTLKAEVVKTPFYKRTRAPKTPDAKETIQGADLT